The proteins below are encoded in one region of Elusimicrobiaceae bacterium:
- a CDS encoding DedA family protein produces MELFSQVMDIFLHLDAHLNAWAGVMGAWLYVVLFVIVFCETGLVVTPFLPGDSLLFASGALAAMDASPIHLWLLIPSIFVAAVLGDSVNYEIGKWLGPKVFSRKDSWLLNQDHLHKAHAFYEKYGGKTIILARFIPIIRTFAPFVAGIGKMSYFHFISYNVIGGLAWVLLFVGGGYWFADLPLVQNHFHYVIVAIIVISVLPAIYEFWSERRKLKKK; encoded by the coding sequence ATGGAACTATTTTCTCAAGTAATGGATATTTTTTTACATTTAGATGCGCACCTCAATGCATGGGCCGGTGTGATGGGGGCTTGGTTGTATGTGGTGCTTTTTGTCATAGTATTTTGCGAAACAGGGTTGGTAGTGACACCATTTTTACCGGGTGATTCTTTGCTTTTTGCTTCCGGTGCTTTGGCTGCGATGGACGCAAGCCCTATTCATTTGTGGTTGTTGATACCGTCTATTTTTGTAGCCGCCGTATTGGGAGACAGCGTAAATTATGAAATAGGCAAATGGCTGGGACCAAAAGTGTTTAGCCGTAAAGACAGTTGGCTTTTAAATCAGGACCACCTGCACAAGGCACATGCTTTTTATGAAAAATACGGTGGTAAAACCATTATTTTGGCGCGTTTTATCCCTATTATCCGTACGTTCGCACCGTTTGTGGCCGGTATCGGTAAAATGAGTTATTTTCATTTTATTTCTTACAACGTAATCGGCGGTTTGGCATGGGTATTGCTTTTTGTAGGGGGCGGATATTGGTTTGCGGACTTGCCATTAGTACAAAATCATTTTCATTATGTTATTGTGGCCATTATTGTGATTTCGGTGCTTCCGGCCATCTATGAGTTTTGGTCAGAACGAAGAAAATTAAAGAAAAAATAA
- a CDS encoding tetratricopeptide repeat protein produces MKKIISVALMCALWLPAFAENDATLNFYQRQSLTKGNTSGEDRAFAAALARDTALWIAAHPQDPEVKTALLMQADYYLRARQEAKALVALYQVRFYFPSMQDLSLLSSNVEQAMDHLSRSQKAQALRILATDTSALTQKQRETALLETLVKGKLEKIYEPVCGLFEQFFTKNPDYAGNDKLTLLYGDWHRQNGNYNAAILEYKKVNELFEDTPYKAAGLRMAADVYGGDLKEYETAVFMYNQVLKQYPDSSEKGIVYKHMAVLEENQKDYGAALAYYQRAITELGSKPAAYEAWIGKADVLIKNKEYQAAYDTQVKAAEIFASKEDNYVSALTAAADTAHRRLKDPAQEAAALDKILLIYPQTQTAPEVMYDLGYALEKQGKDAQAIATYKRLIINYPTDRLANRAQSRINKLAKQ; encoded by the coding sequence ATGAAAAAAATTATTTCAGTCGCTTTGATGTGCGCGCTATGGTTGCCGGCTTTTGCGGAGAATGATGCTACACTGAATTTTTATCAGAGACAATCTTTAACCAAAGGAAATACCTCCGGAGAAGACCGCGCCTTTGCCGCTGCCTTAGCCAGAGATACCGCCTTGTGGATTGCGGCTCATCCGCAAGATCCGGAAGTGAAGACGGCTCTTTTAATGCAAGCAGATTATTATTTGCGTGCTCGGCAAGAAGCAAAAGCATTGGTGGCTTTATATCAAGTGCGTTTTTACTTCCCTTCTATGCAGGATTTATCTTTGCTTTCTTCTAATGTAGAGCAAGCGATGGATCATTTGAGCCGTTCTCAAAAGGCTCAAGCCTTACGTATTTTGGCTACGGATACTTCTGCATTAACCCAAAAACAAAGAGAAACAGCCTTGCTTGAAACTTTGGTGAAAGGAAAGTTAGAAAAAATCTATGAGCCGGTGTGTGGGTTGTTTGAACAGTTTTTTACCAAAAACCCTGATTATGCAGGAAACGATAAATTAACCCTGTTGTATGGGGATTGGCACCGCCAAAACGGCAACTACAATGCTGCTATTTTGGAATATAAAAAAGTAAATGAATTGTTTGAAGATACCCCGTATAAAGCAGCCGGATTGCGCATGGCGGCCGACGTGTACGGCGGAGATTTGAAAGAATATGAAACAGCTGTGTTCATGTATAACCAAGTGTTAAAACAATATCCTGATTCAAGTGAAAAAGGAATTGTTTATAAACACATGGCTGTTTTAGAAGAAAACCAAAAAGATTACGGAGCTGCTTTGGCTTACTATCAAAGAGCCATCACCGAACTTGGCTCCAAACCGGCCGCTTATGAAGCATGGATTGGCAAAGCAGATGTTTTGATCAAGAACAAAGAATATCAAGCTGCCTATGATACGCAAGTAAAAGCAGCTGAAATATTTGCTTCAAAAGAAGATAATTATGTGTCTGCTTTAACTGCAGCGGCAGATACGGCCCATCGCCGTTTGAAGGACCCCGCTCAAGAGGCGGCTGCTTTGGACAAAATCTTATTGATTTATCCGCAAACTCAAACGGCTCCTGAAGTGATGTATGATTTGGGCTATGCTTTGGAGAAACAAGGCAAAGATGCCCAAGCCATTGCCACTTATAAAAGGCTGATTATCAACTATCCGACGGATCGCTTGGCTAATCGCGCACAGAGCCGTATAAATAAATTAGCAAAACAATAG
- a CDS encoding YajQ family cyclic di-GMP-binding protein, protein MADYSFDVVSKVDLNVISEAVTAADKEIANRYDFKGSNSSIELNEKDNELKLHSSDEYKVASLRDVLFTRLAKRGVALKNLNQGKVEAALGGNAKQSIKIQQGIPSDKAKEISKYIKDAKLKVAASIQGDQLRVSSKSKDELQATMAKLREKDFGLDLQFTNYR, encoded by the coding sequence ATGGCTGATTACAGTTTTGACGTCGTAAGCAAAGTAGATTTAAATGTAATTTCTGAGGCGGTGACTGCGGCAGACAAAGAAATTGCCAACCGCTATGATTTTAAAGGCAGCAACTCCAGCATTGAACTCAATGAAAAAGACAATGAATTGAAACTTCACTCCAGCGATGAATATAAAGTGGCTTCTTTGCGCGATGTGCTTTTTACGCGTTTGGCCAAACGCGGTGTGGCTCTTAAAAATTTAAATCAGGGCAAAGTGGAGGCTGCTTTGGGCGGTAATGCCAAACAAAGCATTAAAATCCAACAAGGCATTCCCTCAGATAAAGCCAAAGAAATTTCTAAATATATCAAAGATGCCAAACTGAAAGTGGCGGCCTCTATTCAAGGCGATCAGTTGCGCGTATCTTCCAAATCTAAAGACGAACTGCAAGCCACGATGGCCAAATTGCGCGAAAAAGATTTTGGCTTAGATTTGCAATTTACCAACTATAGATAG
- a CDS encoding MFS transporter, protein MNMKLRLIIMNFLQFAVWGAYLTSMGAFLANVGLAQYIGLFYATQGFVSIFMPAIIGILADRWLPAQKMLGVCHFLTAVFMAGAAYFGSQAEVSFKAIYTCYTLSVAFYMPTLGISNSVAYTSLHKVNLDPVSAFPPIRIWGTIGFICTMLVSNFTGFQNTFAQWYLSAALGIVLAIYSFTLPQCPTAKSGEKKSFAEAMGLKAFALFKDKKMAIFFIFSILLGSCLQITNGYANPFIHSYNSLQGLAGSWGASNANALISLSQISETFCILLIPFFLKRFGIKKVMLISMFAWVLRFGLFGLGNPVSLGGITLLVLSMIVYGVAFDFFNVSGSLFVEKETDESIRSSAQGLFILMTNGVGATIGMLGAQKIVDKLVNNTVNAYVSANGPLAAGAVYPADVSQAIASGWANSWFIFAGYALVVAIAFAIVFKYKHTPQEN, encoded by the coding sequence ATGAACATGAAACTTCGCCTCATCATCATGAACTTCCTCCAGTTTGCCGTCTGGGGTGCTTATTTAACCTCCATGGGTGCTTTTTTAGCAAACGTGGGGCTGGCACAATACATTGGGCTCTTTTATGCCACACAAGGTTTTGTGTCTATCTTCATGCCGGCTATTATCGGTATTTTGGCTGACCGTTGGTTGCCTGCCCAAAAAATGTTGGGCGTGTGCCACTTTTTGACGGCAGTTTTTATGGCAGGTGCGGCTTATTTTGGCTCTCAAGCCGAAGTCAGTTTTAAAGCCATTTATACCTGCTATACCTTGAGTGTGGCTTTTTATATGCCCACGTTAGGTATTTCCAACTCTGTGGCCTACACCAGCTTGCACAAGGTAAACTTAGACCCCGTTTCCGCATTTCCGCCGATTCGTATTTGGGGTACAATTGGCTTTATCTGCACCATGTTGGTTTCTAACTTTACGGGCTTCCAAAACACTTTTGCCCAATGGTATTTATCTGCTGCTTTAGGCATTGTGTTGGCTATCTATAGTTTTACTTTGCCTCAATGCCCCACCGCCAAATCCGGAGAAAAGAAATCTTTTGCCGAAGCCATGGGCTTAAAAGCATTTGCCTTGTTTAAAGATAAAAAAATGGCAATTTTCTTTATATTCTCCATTTTGCTTGGCAGCTGCTTACAAATCACTAACGGCTATGCAAATCCTTTCATTCACAGTTATAACAGTTTGCAAGGGCTTGCCGGCTCTTGGGGTGCCAGCAATGCCAATGCCTTAATTTCTTTATCTCAGATTTCCGAAACGTTCTGTATTTTGTTAATTCCTTTCTTCTTAAAACGCTTCGGCATCAAGAAAGTTATGCTCATTAGTATGTTTGCGTGGGTATTGCGCTTTGGTTTGTTCGGTTTAGGCAATCCGGTCAGCTTGGGCGGGATTACCTTGCTCGTGCTTTCCATGATTGTATACGGTGTAGCCTTTGACTTCTTTAACGTTTCCGGCTCTTTATTTGTGGAAAAAGAAACCGATGAATCTATCCGCTCCAGCGCACAAGGTTTATTTATCTTGATGACCAACGGTGTGGGTGCTACCATCGGTATGCTGGGTGCGCAGAAAATTGTAGATAAACTTGTCAACAATACTGTCAACGCCTATGTGTCTGCCAACGGGCCTTTGGCCGCCGGAGCCGTCTATCCGGCTGATGTATCTCAAGCCATCGCCTCTGGTTGGGCCAATTCTTGGTTTATCTTTGCGGGTTATGCTTTGGTAGTAGCCATCGCTTTTGCGATTGTCTTTAAATACAAACACACTCCGCAAGAAAATTAA
- a CDS encoding aryl-sulfate sulfotransferase, producing MIKKLFLIVLIIVFGCGVYYYFTPHFVLNPSGKTPLSAVYKLPFVNKHPLTVTVKGQRGDGDLTHTFSAGYGKEFGIHGLYPEAQTEIVIDYAGKTKTYRVDIDKVYAHGEWLPPTQVVKIDTDPAQTKADNMYFISASIYGKTSAEQWVIMAFSRKGNLRYLNIDDPTRFNEMHRVVPVGEEMILVNNFGAETLLGKSVFDLRGKETEGHHDRLKIGDKFISLAFSKWGVEDRILELDGQGNILRDLSLGDLLRKVVYQKNDPAEIETLNRVAFDEKNIYVATNGKQYPVDWAHINSIVYEPTTDILYMSVRNLGVVAAKYASWELVWWMSNNKMDLLMEPPITAHNRKFLSDLPSLKPYRVKADGLTDGPKHHHALFLLPNGVLGLFDNRGYKENESRYVEYKISGKHGAWKAKKVYQFYEPQANKNDFTGDVDVLPDGTLLLGFGPSHVIIELDKQKQKKLYQLNFALPSLMFYRVDKMPFYHTPGREYPKEDHL from the coding sequence ATGATTAAAAAATTATTTTTAATAGTTTTAATAATTGTTTTCGGCTGCGGAGTATATTATTATTTTACTCCGCACTTTGTATTAAACCCCAGCGGCAAGACTCCGCTGTCTGCCGTCTATAAACTGCCTTTTGTGAATAAGCATCCGCTTACTGTCACTGTCAAAGGGCAAAGGGGCGATGGAGACCTGACCCACACTTTTTCTGCCGGTTATGGCAAAGAATTTGGCATACATGGTTTGTATCCTGAAGCGCAAACAGAGATTGTGATTGACTATGCCGGCAAAACCAAAACTTATCGTGTAGATATAGATAAAGTGTATGCACACGGAGAGTGGCTCCCACCGACACAAGTGGTCAAAATAGATACAGACCCCGCCCAAACAAAAGCCGATAATATGTACTTTATCAGTGCCAGCATTTACGGCAAAACATCTGCAGAGCAATGGGTAATTATGGCCTTTAGCCGAAAAGGCAACCTGCGCTATCTGAACATAGATGACCCTACTCGTTTTAATGAGATGCACCGAGTCGTACCTGTGGGAGAGGAGATGATTTTGGTGAACAACTTTGGTGCGGAAACTTTGCTGGGGAAATCTGTCTTTGATTTGCGCGGAAAAGAGACAGAGGGACACCACGACCGTTTGAAAATAGGAGATAAATTTATTTCGTTGGCTTTTTCTAAATGGGGGGTAGAAGACCGCATTTTGGAGTTGGACGGGCAAGGAAATATTTTGCGTGATTTGTCTTTGGGGGATTTGCTGCGCAAAGTGGTCTATCAAAAAAATGACCCTGCCGAAATAGAAACATTAAACAGAGTGGCCTTTGACGAAAAAAATATTTACGTGGCCACTAACGGTAAGCAATATCCGGTGGATTGGGCTCATATCAACTCTATTGTATATGAACCGACGACGGATATTTTGTATATGTCCGTTCGTAATTTGGGGGTAGTGGCGGCCAAGTACGCCTCTTGGGAGTTGGTATGGTGGATGTCTAATAATAAGATGGATTTATTGATGGAGCCGCCCATAACGGCACATAATCGTAAGTTTTTATCTGATTTGCCTTCTTTAAAGCCGTACCGCGTAAAAGCAGATGGTTTGACCGACGGGCCAAAGCATCATCATGCGTTGTTTTTATTGCCGAACGGGGTGTTGGGATTGTTTGACAATCGTGGTTATAAAGAGAATGAAAGCCGTTATGTGGAATATAAAATCTCCGGTAAACATGGCGCATGGAAAGCCAAAAAAGTGTATCAGTTTTATGAACCGCAAGCGAATAAAAATGACTTCACTGGTGATGTAGATGTATTACCGGACGGGACATTGCTGCTAGGTTTTGGTCCTTCCCATGTGATTATAGAATTGGATAAACAAAAGCAAAAAAAATTGTATCAACTTAATTTTGCATTGCCTTCTTTGATGTTTTATAGAGTAGACAAAATGCCTTTTTATCATACACCCGGAAGGGAATATCCAAAAGAAGATCATTTGTAG
- a CDS encoding serine dehydratase subunit alpha family protein: protein MNILKEVLKHQVYPAMGCTEPVSVALCAAYAAAELGEEVAQASFRLDAGTYKNGCGVRIPNTDGEKGNLLAAAMGLLIAKPDLQMEILSGADKELLLKAKKLVADKKVLLEVAPDKNGFYIEANLQGKNGGKSTCIISGSHTNVTYLSKNETVLKDAQVQEEKTDCHAFKEALKKATLSDLIAWADNADGADLTYIKKGVEMNLKAAEMGQALQKVGFYIKELVRKKLLHMDLITSTKILTACAADARMDGQAVPVMSSGESGNQGVVTILVPWKVGKEMEVSEEKILKSIALSHLLNGYVKVFTGELAPICGCAIAAGVGATAAIVYQQRGGNVKAMTLAINNIISDIGGMLCDGAKSGCALKVVSSADAAIRSAFMGINDYGITEVEGFVGRSAEQTIQNLGSISTVGMSAVDPMIVGIMQEKMK, encoded by the coding sequence ATGAATATATTAAAGGAAGTATTAAAACACCAAGTTTATCCGGCTATGGGTTGTACAGAGCCGGTGTCGGTTGCTTTATGTGCCGCTTATGCGGCAGCGGAGTTGGGTGAGGAAGTGGCTCAGGCCTCTTTTCGGTTAGATGCCGGAACCTATAAAAACGGTTGTGGTGTACGCATTCCCAACACTGACGGAGAAAAAGGGAATTTGTTGGCAGCGGCGATGGGGTTGTTGATTGCTAAGCCGGACTTACAAATGGAAATTTTGTCCGGTGCCGATAAAGAACTTTTGTTAAAAGCCAAAAAATTAGTAGCCGATAAAAAGGTCCTATTAGAAGTAGCCCCCGATAAAAACGGCTTTTATATAGAGGCCAATTTGCAGGGGAAAAATGGGGGAAAATCTACCTGTATTATTTCCGGCAGTCATACCAATGTCACTTATTTATCTAAAAATGAAACGGTATTAAAAGACGCCCAAGTGCAAGAAGAAAAGACCGATTGTCATGCTTTTAAAGAAGCATTAAAAAAGGCCACCTTGTCAGATTTGATTGCTTGGGCGGATAATGCCGACGGCGCGGACTTAACCTATATCAAAAAGGGCGTAGAAATGAATCTAAAAGCTGCCGAAATGGGGCAGGCTTTGCAAAAAGTAGGTTTTTATATTAAGGAATTGGTGCGTAAAAAACTATTGCACATGGATTTGATTACCTCCACCAAAATTTTAACTGCGTGTGCAGCTGATGCGCGTATGGACGGGCAAGCCGTACCGGTGATGAGCAGCGGAGAAAGCGGCAATCAGGGAGTAGTGACGATTTTGGTCCCGTGGAAAGTAGGCAAAGAGATGGAAGTAAGTGAAGAAAAAATTTTAAAAAGCATCGCGCTTTCTCACCTGCTCAACGGATATGTAAAGGTTTTTACGGGAGAGTTGGCCCCTATTTGTGGTTGTGCCATTGCGGCCGGAGTCGGCGCTACGGCGGCTATTGTTTATCAGCAACGCGGCGGCAATGTGAAGGCTATGACGTTGGCCATTAACAATATTATCAGTGATATCGGCGGTATGCTCTGTGACGGTGCCAAAAGTGGCTGCGCTTTAAAGGTGGTCAGCTCGGCCGATGCGGCTATCCGCAGTGCTTTTATGGGCATTAACGATTACGGCATTACGGAAGTGGAAGGTTTCGTGGGGCGCAGTGCGGAGCAAACGATCCAAAATTTGGGCAGTATTTCTACGGTGGGGATGAGCGCAGTGGACCCGATGATTGTGGGCATTATGCAAGAGAAAATGAAATAA
- the radC gene encoding DNA repair protein RadC: MPVKIKPSYLGHRERIREKFASGGLDHFLDHETLELLLTYCIARRDTKPLAWALLKRFGSLSAVLDASVEELCCVKGIGRQSALYLKLIRSVFKKYSLDEVKKKITIRTPEQVIKYCKASLAGNSDECLELIYLSIRNTVIKTEIIATGSLDRVSVSPRKVVECALAAKAAAVILVHNHPSGDPTPSAEDIALTKEIVRSAALLGITVHDHIIVGKGAHYSLKTNGNIA, translated from the coding sequence ATGCCTGTAAAAATAAAACCTTCCTATTTAGGGCACAGAGAAAGAATTCGTGAGAAATTTGCTTCCGGTGGATTGGACCATTTTTTGGATCATGAAACGCTGGAACTTTTGCTCACCTATTGTATTGCCAGACGAGATACAAAGCCGTTGGCTTGGGCTTTATTGAAACGTTTTGGCAGCCTTTCAGCGGTGTTGGATGCTTCGGTGGAGGAGCTGTGTTGTGTAAAAGGAATAGGCCGTCAAAGTGCTTTGTACTTAAAACTTATCCGAAGTGTATTTAAAAAATATTCTTTAGATGAAGTAAAGAAAAAAATTACTATTCGTACTCCGGAACAAGTGATAAAATATTGCAAAGCCTCTTTGGCCGGAAACAGTGATGAATGTTTAGAATTGATTTATTTGTCTATTCGAAATACGGTGATCAAAACGGAAATTATTGCCACCGGAAGTTTAGATAGAGTAAGTGTGTCTCCGCGTAAAGTGGTAGAATGTGCTTTGGCGGCTAAAGCGGCCGCAGTGATTTTGGTGCATAATCACCCCTCCGGAGACCCTACCCCCTCTGCAGAGGATATCGCTTTAACAAAAGAAATAGTCCGTTCAGCCGCTTTGCTGGGGATTACAGTGCATGACCATATTATTGTGGGTAAAGGCGCTCATTATAGTTTAAAGACAAACGGGAATATCGCATGA
- the lpdA gene encoding dihydrolipoyl dehydrogenase, with amino-acid sequence MLFFNAKIQESFFLPITSEENMSIKVAIIGAGPAGYPAALTAAKLGAEVSVIEKAKLGGVCLNSGCIPSKSLLDAAHRFDVIKHISSLCETEAANSAENVFRHLSWQKIQTRQQNITQKLTMGISALLKQAKVNVIQGTATFKDANTLTVKNEQEEKEIPFDYAIVCSGSTAFVPPPFDKIKEHIYDNSNIFTLSQLPQTLTIVGGGVIGCEFATLMSSLGVKVSMIEMQNRLLPTLDEGLSRVIQTNLQKRGVSLLLGKKAVDVKVEENQKTLILDDGTTLQTEVILTAIGRSCDLTELKPENAGLTWDRKGLKNVNPHTLQITENIYAAGDVTGLSLLAHAASRQGIVAAGNICGKKATYNNDLVPNAVYTSPELASVGLSKAQAQEKGLEIKTYKYFMLANGRALTMQAAEGFVEIVADKNSDKILGATMAGPNASEIISTITVALEAGFTVERLKNVIFPHPTVCESIGDALVK; translated from the coding sequence ATGCTATTTTTTAATGCTAAAATACAAGAAAGTTTCTTTTTACCTATTACGAGTGAGGAAAACATGTCTATCAAAGTTGCTATCATCGGGGCAGGACCTGCCGGCTATCCGGCCGCATTGACCGCCGCTAAATTGGGTGCTGAAGTAAGCGTGATTGAAAAGGCAAAACTTGGCGGAGTTTGTTTAAATAGCGGTTGTATCCCTTCTAAATCTTTATTAGATGCCGCACACAGATTTGACGTCATTAAACATATTTCTTCTTTATGTGAAACGGAAGCGGCCAATAGCGCCGAAAATGTTTTCCGACATTTATCTTGGCAAAAAATACAAACCCGTCAGCAAAATATCACCCAGAAATTAACAATGGGCATTTCCGCCTTGCTGAAGCAAGCCAAAGTAAACGTCATACAAGGCACTGCCACTTTTAAAGACGCAAACACCTTAACCGTAAAAAATGAACAAGAAGAAAAAGAAATTCCCTTTGATTATGCCATCGTGTGCAGCGGAAGTACGGCTTTTGTACCACCGCCGTTTGATAAAATTAAAGAACACATTTACGATAACAGCAATATTTTCACGCTTTCCCAATTACCGCAAACATTAACAATAGTAGGCGGCGGAGTCATAGGTTGTGAGTTTGCCACACTCATGTCTTCGTTGGGTGTTAAGGTATCCATGATAGAAATGCAAAACCGCCTTTTACCCACTTTAGATGAGGGTTTAAGCCGCGTTATTCAAACCAATCTTCAAAAACGCGGTGTCTCTTTGTTATTAGGTAAAAAAGCCGTAGATGTGAAAGTAGAAGAAAATCAAAAAACATTAATCTTAGATGATGGCACCACTTTACAAACGGAAGTTATATTAACGGCGATCGGCCGCAGTTGTGATCTAACGGAACTCAAACCGGAAAATGCCGGATTAACATGGGATAGAAAAGGCCTTAAAAACGTAAACCCGCACACCTTGCAAATCACAGAAAATATTTACGCCGCCGGCGATGTGACGGGCCTTTCGCTTTTGGCTCATGCCGCCAGCCGTCAGGGTATCGTGGCCGCCGGCAATATCTGTGGGAAAAAGGCCACCTATAATAATGATCTAGTGCCCAATGCCGTTTATACTTCTCCGGAATTAGCCTCTGTCGGCCTCAGCAAAGCACAGGCTCAAGAAAAGGGCTTGGAAATAAAAACATATAAATATTTTATGCTGGCCAACGGCAGAGCCTTAACGATGCAAGCGGCAGAAGGCTTTGTGGAAATTGTTGCCGATAAAAATTCCGATAAAATTTTAGGTGCAACGATGGCGGGCCCCAATGCTTCGGAAATCATCAGTACTATTACCGTAGCCTTAGAAGCGGGCTTTACGGTGGAAAGATTAAAAAATGTCATTTTTCCGCACCCGACGGTTTGCGAATCCATCGGAGATGCTTTAGTCAAATGA
- a CDS encoding TrmJ/YjtD family RNA methyltransferase translates to MKKSFVIVLVRPRDPNNIGAAARAMANFGLSELRVVEPFLPSWQIAVSAVGAQDILQNAKLFSSLPQALSDCDLTIATTALKNRQLNEQIVALPQLPTWIEQYNAEKIALVFGNEKTGLCNEDIELCTAAMHIPTTAKQPSVNLAQAVILTCYELARANSDQTLRGPKLPTFQQTELVIDSLERLMTQANFKQDFSCEQRKILVRTLFHKTRLSGNDLFFIKKLADQLVATLQKNS, encoded by the coding sequence ATGAAAAAATCCTTTGTTATCGTATTAGTTCGACCCAGAGACCCCAACAATATCGGGGCTGCTGCAAGGGCCATGGCCAATTTTGGCCTAAGCGAACTGCGCGTAGTAGAGCCCTTTTTGCCTTCTTGGCAGATAGCCGTCAGTGCAGTGGGCGCACAAGATATTTTGCAAAACGCCAAACTTTTTTCTTCTTTACCACAAGCATTGAGCGATTGCGACCTCACGATTGCCACTACCGCTTTAAAAAATCGTCAACTCAATGAGCAGATTGTCGCTTTACCTCAACTTCCTACATGGATAGAGCAGTACAATGCAGAAAAAATAGCACTTGTTTTCGGTAATGAAAAAACCGGCCTTTGCAATGAAGATATCGAACTTTGCACCGCCGCCATGCATATCCCTACAACGGCCAAACAACCCTCCGTCAATTTGGCTCAAGCAGTTATTTTGACCTGTTATGAATTGGCACGCGCAAATAGCGATCAAACACTTAGAGGCCCTAAGTTGCCTACTTTTCAACAAACCGAATTGGTCATTGACTCTTTAGAACGTTTGATGACGCAAGCGAACTTTAAACAAGATTTCTCTTGTGAACAACGTAAAATATTAGTCCGAACATTGTTTCACAAAACCCGTTTATCCGGAAACGATTTATTCTTTATTAAAAAATTGGCGGACCAACTGGTAGCAACTTTACAAAAGAATTCTTAA
- the buk gene encoding butyrate kinase has product MQYNILVINPGSTSDDIGYYRGDKAVFEVTVRYSITDLEPYEGKNVIEQLPLRKKLILDYLIDHHVSLKEIDAVIGRGGFIRSVEGGVYCINDQMVSDLETGRYGGIHPCNLGGILAREIAQYAECPCFIANPVVIDEMQPLARYSGMPENPRLSVFHALNQKRVARLISEQKGKRYEEVNCIVCHGGGGVSVGAHKQGKVIDVSNGYEGDGPMTPQRSGSVPSAQLADMCYSGKYTRQDIHFKMRGKGGLVAYTGTSDVKELEEFITSGAKRPGSLISTTPQKAKEALDAMIYQIAKEIGAQAVVLEGKVDFIILTGGLMFSKYIPRELERQIGWIAPIYILPGSEEKDGLRDAARRALENPSIIKHYS; this is encoded by the coding sequence ATGCAATATAATATTTTGGTCATTAATCCCGGTTCCACTTCAGACGATATCGGTTATTATCGTGGCGATAAAGCCGTATTTGAAGTGACGGTGCGTTATTCGATAACAGACCTTGAACCCTATGAAGGGAAAAATGTGATCGAACAATTACCTCTGCGAAAAAAATTAATCCTAGACTACTTAATAGATCACCATGTTTCTCTAAAAGAGATTGATGCCGTTATCGGACGCGGCGGTTTTATTCGCTCGGTAGAAGGGGGCGTTTATTGCATTAATGACCAAATGGTATCAGACTTGGAAACAGGCCGATATGGCGGCATTCACCCTTGCAATTTGGGCGGAATTTTGGCCAGAGAAATTGCACAATATGCCGAATGTCCCTGCTTTATCGCCAATCCGGTAGTCATTGATGAAATGCAACCTTTAGCCCGTTATAGCGGCATGCCGGAAAACCCACGCCTTTCCGTCTTCCATGCACTTAATCAAAAACGGGTAGCGCGGCTAATTTCCGAACAAAAGGGCAAGCGCTACGAAGAAGTAAATTGCATTGTATGTCATGGCGGTGGCGGTGTATCGGTAGGGGCGCACAAACAGGGCAAAGTGATTGATGTCAGCAACGGATACGAAGGTGATGGCCCCATGACTCCGCAACGCAGCGGCTCTGTACCGAGCGCACAATTAGCAGATATGTGCTACAGCGGAAAATATACGCGCCAAGATATTCATTTTAAAATGCGCGGAAAAGGCGGCTTGGTGGCCTATACCGGCACTTCTGATGTAAAAGAGTTGGAAGAATTTATTACCAGCGGTGCCAAACGTCCGGGATCTTTAATCAGTACCACTCCGCAAAAGGCTAAAGAGGCTCTAGATGCTATGATTTATCAAATTGCCAAAGAAATTGGTGCGCAAGCGGTGGTATTGGAAGGAAAAGTAGACTTTATTATTTTAACGGGCGGATTGATGTTTAGCAAATATATTCCGCGCGAATTGGAAAGGCAAATTGGCTGGATTGCCCCGATTTACATCTTGCCCGGAAGCGAAGAAAAAGACGGACTGCGAGATGCGGCCCGCCGCGCATTAGAAAACCCCTCTATAATTAAACATTATTCTTAA